In Nicotiana tabacum cultivar K326 chromosome 10, ASM71507v2, whole genome shotgun sequence, the DNA window GtcaaactttttaattttgattatGAATTCAGAGATGGAACCTTTatgtttttctaaaaaaaaaggttagatatTTAAAAATTGCATTAAAAAAATACTATAAGTCATaataattaaaagtttaaaatatttaaaatgtatATGAAAAAGTAGTGGTGAAATCTGAGAAGTATCATGTTTTTGGGATAGAGGGAGTAGCTTTCTGCAGCTTTGGTGCAATTAGCCAAGAAGTGAGGCAATTGAAGAGCAGTCATAAGGTACTTTAGGCCCATGTAAAATAGAACTTATCTGAGTACGAAATGATGCAAACATGCATTAAATCAGTGATCTGTGTCAAAAGGAGGTAATCTAATCTAAGGCATTGATTATTTAGGATGTCGCCAGCCCACGGTACTACATATATTTTTTCACTATCAATCGACATAAATTAAATGCTTCAGCAATACCATTGTACATTATGAGTTCGAGGCTATAATATCTCGCCCAACCACGTTATCCTTCTTGTAACCATGCTTTGATTGAAGGCTCCAATTTTCAATAAATATCATGAGAAAAGATACTCAAACAAAGAAGGTTGTACATTTTTTTTCTCCCATGCTCTCCGTTGGTCAACAACCAAACCATTTTGCTTAATCGTTTTCAACTACgttattatgtattttttttgttgtttttcttttttttttttgggggggggggggaggggaggggaagTGGGGCCATGGTACTAACTTCTCCAGGAACTGCTTTGATCGAGCTAGACTACAAGCTAGATAATGAAAAATTCGGAGTATTCGTAGTTATACAAACATGAAGACCAAAAGAATTACAAGGAGAGTAATTCTGGAAACCAAAACAATAAGGAATAGTAATAATACACAATAGGCTGCGTGTTTGCCTGTGGAATGAGCAAACTTCTCTTGCTACTTGTGGGGGACGAGATGCGGGTAGAGGTTCGATATATGTTCATGCATGAAGTCATGCCTTGTTAAGATTCCAGCGATTGGAGCCCTCTACAAATTCAAAAGAGCTACATTTTCAGGACATTATTGTAAAGTAGTAGAATGCAGAATAAGCTACCACAAAGCAAAAAGTGCATAACAAGAACACGAAAACCACGCCCCAACCCCCGAATGCATGGATCCACTTGTATGCAACTGTGATGTATTAGCACATGTAATATTGCAGATATAAGTTAATGCGTTCCAACTCATGCTATCGACATCTAAGAATTCTCACAACATATTCAATGGATTTCAAATTAAATACTTTTGATTGAGATGTCACTTGAAATACTTAGTATTAAAGTATCACTAATCATTGATGGTTTTGAAACCTTTACTCCCACCATAGTTTACTAAATGAAGTTCCAATCCGTCCAAATGGGCCAAGATGATCCTAGTTCCCAAGTTTCCACTAAAACTAGTGATGCAGATCATACACATTATGTACTAAATCAATGTACAAAAGGAGATCAGAAAAGAACATTTCGGGAAAAAATGGCAAAAGAAACAGGGGACAGAGGGGGCTGGAGAGAGAGGAAGGGGGGAGAAGGACTTACCCCAGTTTTCTTTGGGACAACACACAAGTGTCTGAGTCCAAGTTGTCGGAAAAGGATTGCAGCTTTGGCCAGAGACATGGTTTCCACTACTGTGTATGGGGATGTATTTGTTATAGGATGGAGATCAACATACATTTCCATCTCCTCCTGCGTGATGACGAGATCCTCAAACTTAAGCCCCTTCCCTGATCCTGGCTTAGCAAAATCAAACGCATGAAACCTCCTTAAAATACTGGAGCCGCTCAATACACGCTGTTTCATGAATTTCTTTCCATTGAGCAAGACAAGTAAATGAGACCTTAGAACGAGCCCACACAACTCTGGTGCCTCTGAGAAAGGTGGCTCATCAATCACAGGAAATCCATTATGCCTAGTATACTTCAAAGCATGCACGATGTTCCCCACCTTCTCTACACCTGAAAATGACAATAATGGCCCAGAACAAACATCTCCAGCGACCAAATGCCTCATAAATGGTTCAGCATGAGCTTCCAAGAAAGGCAAGCCTTTCATTTTCACAATTTGGTCATACACACCCTTGTTAAAACTATCGGCCACAGTTTTTGATATGAGAAGAACAAGCATCACCAATGGAAGCATTAATAGATTGTTTGTGAGCTCAAGGAGTATGACACAAATTGATACTGTCATTCTCATGGTACCACCAAGGAAAGAAGCAGCACCAAGTAGCGAAAACAGGCCAACATTAAGATTGGACAACGAACCCAAGGCTCTGCCAAAAATACGCCCATAGGAGGCTCCAGCAAGTATGACAGGAATGAAAAGTCCAGAAGGAATAGCAATTCCATAAGTGATAATGCCAAGGCAATATACCCCAGCAAAGAAGACAAGAAGTGAAGAGATGTGAAATTcgtttgaattatttgaactaaacAAATTGCGAATGGCATCATCATTGGTGTTCAGAAAGAGGGATGCGAGATCATTGTAATGCCCTGGTGGACACTGGAAATTCTTGTAGCTTCCAGAGCGACCTATAGTTGGGCATTTCTCCTCCAAGCCGGCAGGACAAGGGGTGCACCTTGCCAGCCATGGTAGGCCATAAGAGCAACAAGAAGTCAGGATAGAAACAGTCATGACAAGCAAGATCTTGAAAGCAGCACCTCTCCTGTAATTCACTGCCAAAAATTAGCCAAAGGAAAAGCAGAAATAAAGGGAAAACCAGGCAGAAAGAATATCATGATTATCATTTTTTATTCCAAGAATCAGCCAAAGAAAAAGGCAGGAGTACAACCACAATTTACGCACCAAGAAAATTCTACTTGTGGAAATAACAGCTCATGTAACTTACTGTAGAGATGGCatcacaaaataaataaataaataaccaaCGAATACATATAGTATATCTTTTACAAGTACTAAATAACTTCGAAACGAAGAACATTGATCAAACATGTTTTGGTGGCAAAGAGTAAATGACCCATTTAAGATGAACTTTTCGAACTATGTACGCATGCTTAGGTGAAATATCCTGATGAAATACACTGTTAACCACAAAATCATTATGGATCAGTTACAGTTATCTACCTGGAAATCCAAtctgcaaaagaaagaaaagaaaaatataaagttgAAATCAAAAGAGAAGTGAGACATGCTTCAGGAAAACCTTGCATACTTCTTAAAATTGTTACTTCATCAGACTAGAACATGCACCTACCCCTCCACTGACTAACAACTGAGAGAGAACTAAACATATAGTGTTGGCAAGAGGGGTTTAGAAGACTAACTCATTAATGACGCTGTAAGTCCGGAGGACCTTGTCGACAAGATAGTTATAAAGGCTTCCCAAAAGGCCTCCAAGTACTCCAATTAAAATTATTGCCAATACATCTATTGTGTTGTAATTAGATACTCCTGAATTGACATCAAACATTATCAAACCTCCTTGCCCAAATAGTCCACATTTCCCACTGCGACAGAATTGTATGAGAGATCTGAGCACCATAGCAACGACAGCAGTTGTGAAGAAAGTCCTCCAAAGTAAAGCACTTCGCCAcctaaaacatcaaatagaaCGATCGAACATTTTGAGATATAAGCCTTCTTATGAATGCAAGCTAGTATCAATATGTGTGTGTGCAgctttgtgcgtgtgtgtgtgtgtgtgtgtgtgtgtgtgtgtgtgagagagagagagagagagaccatGATGCTATTTCTTCAAGAGCAAAAAGGACTCCTCCAACTGGGGCACGAAAAGCAGCTGCGACACCAGCAGCAGCACCACAAGTGATCAAATCCCTACGATCACGGTCGTTTTTGAAGTATTTTAGCCAGTTCCAAGTTAAATGATACTTGCGGGAACCCCCTTGTCCAAGTAAGTTTGCTATGCAAGCACCAGTATGGACCATGGGTCCTTCCTTGCCAACAACAAATCCAGCAGCAACACCCAAAATGGAACCAAAAATCTGCCGAGTGCAAAATGTCAGAGTTAGTGTTTTCGAGAATGACTTTCAGAGAATGAGCCAATCAGCACTATAATAAAGCATGAAGTAGGGTAAATTACAACCCATTGAACAAGAAGAAACAAACAAACCACTAAAACAATCATTTAATGTGAATTATGGTGCTAACTGCTTCAGCTTGTAACTTATCATTTATAGTGGTAAATGATGTCTGTGAGGAGAATGCCAGATTGTTGATATACAGCAAAATAAAAGAAGATAAAGATACACCTCCAGAGTTCATTTTAACATGGCAGTCTGAGAAAACAAACCTAAGAACGAACAAGTGAAAGGGCAACAAGCAGGGATAACCATATCAAATGTACCTAATCAGAGGAATTTAAAGCGCGTCATATAATGCAAATCAATCATTTTTTGCCACATAGTTATTTTTGATAAACGAGAAATCCATGAGGGCCAGTAGCGCATTGTTCGAAGTCGATGGAGAATTCCCCCATATTCTTCTTCACTTAAATACCAAGTTTTGCCTGCGGTAGAGATTGAACCTATGATGTGTGCCTAACCACACATCACAAGATGCACTCTTACCCTAGACCAAAGCTTCGGGGTCTTTACTACACAATTTCATTTCTAATTTACTTCATTGATGTCCATAGTAAGGTAAAAAAGGATGAACTGGACTGCAGTGCACAAATATAAACATGGTTATCTGAGTGTTAATTCATATTCAGTTATCCTTAAATCAAATATTGTTATTTGAAatctttattattgttgttgtaagttCAATTCAGTATAAACTCAATAGCACTAGTAAGTAGTAATAACATGATAATTTGTTCTTTGGAAAAGAAGGAATATAC includes these proteins:
- the LOC107805471 gene encoding chloride channel protein CLC-c yields the protein MENQVDIENEGGMVEEEKIELERNFSTISESGIREPLLNSKSRVNNTSQIAIVGANVYPIESLDYEIVENDLFKQDWRSRKKVQIFQYIFLKWTLVLLIGLSTGLVGFFNNIGVENIAGFKLLLTSNLMLEGKYFRAFAAFAGCNVVLATCAAALCALIAPAAAGSGIPEVKAYLNGIDAHSILAPSTLLVKIFGSILGVAAGFVVGKEGPMVHTGACIANLLGQGGSRKYHLTWNWLKYFKNDRDRRDLITCGAAAGVAAAFRAPVGGVLFALEEIASWWRSALLWRTFFTTAVVAMVLRSLIQFCRSGKCGLFGQGGLIMFDVNSGVSNYNTIDVLAIILIGVLGGLLGSLYNYLVDKVLRTYSVINERGAAFKILLVMTVSILTSCCSYGLPWLARCTPCPAGLEEKCPTIGRSGSYKNFQCPPGHYNDLASLFLNTNDDAIRNLFSSNNSNEFHISSLLVFFAGVYCLGIITYGIAIPSGLFIPVILAGASYGRIFGRALGSLSNLNVGLFSLLGAASFLGGTMRMTVSICVILLELTNNLLMLPLVMLVLLISKTVADSFNKGVYDQIVKMKGLPFLEAHAEPFMRHLVAGDVCSGPLLSFSGVEKVGNIVHALKYTRHNGFPVIDEPPFSEAPELCGLVLRSHLLVLLNGKKFMKQRVLSGSSILRRFHAFDFAKPGSGKGLKFEDLVITQEEMEMYVDLHPITNTSPYTVVETMSLAKAAILFRQLGLRHLCVVPKKTGRAPIAGILTRHDFMHEHISNLYPHLVPHK